A single region of the Triticum dicoccoides isolate Atlit2015 ecotype Zavitan chromosome 2B, WEW_v2.0, whole genome shotgun sequence genome encodes:
- the LOC119367774 gene encoding uncharacterized protein LOC119367774 produces the protein MEESISSSRTPGALASVLDGDVDCYASGPATAVASDDSGWTAYFIDGDDTYLQLHNSQEVPAKKPHGDRASTFTLSTASKTKAKAKKAAGTEENNKKKMPRLEPADEDPLQDTACSPANATPQLHLQDGWQIAGCECEQRSSSAAPAARQWVEYCRWDSSREGPDAEIKEVLA, from the exons ATGGAGGAATCTATCAGCTCGTCTAGGACCCCGGGTGCTTTAGCTTCAGTCTTGGACGGCGACGTCGACTGCTACGCATCCGGGCCTGCCACCGCCGTGGCTTCCGACGACAGCGGCTGGACAGCCTACTTCATCGACGGCGACGACACCTACCTGCAGTTGCACAACTCCCAAGAGGTGCCAGCGAAGAAGCCCCACGGCGACCGCGCCTCCACTTTCACCTTGTCCACCGCCAGCAAGACCAAGGCCAAGGCGAAGAAGGCAGCAGGCACCgaggagaacaacaagaagaagatgcCTCGTTTGGAACCAGCTGATGAAGACCCTCTCCAAGACACAGCCTGCTCCCCTGCAAATGCAACTCCTCAACTTCACCTGCAG GATGGCTGGCAAATTGCTGGCTGCGAGTGTGAGCAGAGATCATCGTCCGCGGCACCAGCAGCGCGGCAGTGGGTTGAGTACTGCAGGTGGGATTCTTCTCGGGAGGGGCCGGATGCAGAAATTAAAGAGGTGTTGGCTTAG